A stretch of DNA from Hippopotamus amphibius kiboko isolate mHipAmp2 chromosome 5, mHipAmp2.hap2, whole genome shotgun sequence:
GGGCCTGGCCCGGCGGCGAGAGGATCGTAGTCTCGGATCCAGGGAACGCTAGGGGCGGCGGGAAGTGAGGCCGGGGAAAGGGGCCCGCGCAGGAGCGAGAGCTGAGTGCCGTGAACGGAAGCGGGAGCCGAGGGAGCCGAGGCAAGCGGAGGAAGGCGCGGAGCAGGCGGCGGAGAGGGCGGCAGGCTGCCGCAGCCGAGTGCGTAATCGTCCCAGGAGTTCTTTCGGCTGCCAATCGATCACGGGCCTGGCCGGTGCATTATTCACGCCGGAGGAAGCAAGGCTGGGCCCAGAGGGGAGGACGCCGAGCCGGGACAGAATGAAAATGAAGCGGGCGGCTCAGCCCCGAGCTGCCACTGACCCGAACGGAGCCCGCGGTCAGGGAAGAAGGGCCCGCCAGCTCTGCTGCTTTACTCGGGCTTGGGGCCTCTACCGGCTCCGGCAGCGCGACGGGCAGTGGACCACGGAGTgcgaagtgtgtgtgtgtgtaggggaagggaggtggggaacCTCTTTTCCTTACGTCTGATTCTGGGGCTCGCCGCCTCGGCCAGAGAACGTCTGCCGGGACGGGAGAAACAGTTTGTTCGCATCGCGCCCCTTTCTCCGAGATTCCCGAGCCCCAAATGCCGGCGGAAGGTAGTGCCGAAGCTACATCCCCCTTCCCTCCGCCTGACCGGGCCCAGGGACTCCGAGAGGGGATCAGGGTGAGCTTCTCAGAGCAGGGGTCCTGTGGGAGAGACGGAgaggggcccaggctgggagAACTCTTCCAGCAAGTCGATTCCGCGAGCTTAGAGAGGTGGCGGGCGGCTGAACTTGGGGGAAGCACCAAGAGGAGCTGGGCGACCAGGCGCGCAGAGGGGGCTGCGGGGAGCCACAGGACTGGGGAGGGGTAGAGGAGAGCCCGGGCCGCGGCCAGGCGGGGCGCGCGCGGGCCGGACTCACCTGTGAATCTGTCCTTTGTGTATCTGCGGTTACTCTCCATCCAGGGGAAGGTGAGGCCGGTGAGGTTGTTGACGCCCGGCACAGCAGGCACGGAGGGCACGGTGGGCAAACCGGTAGCCAGAGGTTGAGGGTGGGCCACCGCTCCAGCTAGCGGCCTGTGCGCGGGCACTCGTATCACCCCTGCAGCGCTGAGCGTCCCCCCGCCGCCGCCAgccccgctgccgccgccgccgccgggacCGGGGCCGCCCGCCAAGGCCATGTTCACGTTGTAGGAGCCAGCCAGCGGGCCCATGCTGCAggcgccgccgcccgccgggcCACCGGGGCCGCTCGGGCCTCCAGCGCCATAGgcccccgcgcccccggcccccgccccggccgcggGGCCCCCGCCGCCGTAAGGGTAGGCGCCTCCAACCAAACAGCCAAGGCCGTATTCTCCGTCCTGGAGGCGAGAGGAGGGCCCCATGCAGCTGCCCTGGTCCGGGCTGTTGAGGATCTGGTCGATGCCAAAGCTGATGGGCTCCGCGTGGCCCGGGTGGAGATGGTGCGGACCCAGGTGCTCCATGCTGGCCCCCGACCCCGGccccgcggggggggggggtctgggcGGTGGCACTCGCTGTGCTTGGCTCTGGGGCAGCGCGCAGCGGCGCGGAGGCGGTAGCGGCTCCTGGCTGCGCGGAGACTTGGAGGTGAAGTGCGTAGAAGGGctaaagtggggggaggggaaggagagagggggcgCCGTATTCTTCCCCTCTTCGGCTGCTCCTTCCCCTCTCCGGCTGCTCGCTCGCTGTTGACTCTGGGACATCAATCACCGGGCGAAAAAGCTCGGTGCAAGCGAGCCTCGCAATTTCGGCCGGGTCTCTCCATTGGCTGTGCGCAGAGAGGAGAGGGGTGAATGACAgcgcgggggaggggcagagaaggggagagggaggccgGGAGTCAAGACAGATGTAGGAGCCAGGGACTCCTACGGAGGGACTGagacggaggctcagagaagtagtTCAGGAAGAGAGAGACGAGGCGAACCAGAGGCTtaaattaaaaggagaaaggaaaagaataggaGACCGGCAATCCCAGAGACCGATAGACTGATGGTCCCAAAGAGGTGGAGGTCAGAGCCCTCTTCCCAGCCTCGCTTAGAATTGGGCCAAAGGGGCCAGCCCACCAGGCCTCTGGGGAAGGGGCATCCCAGCGCTACTGGAGAATCTCCCCTAGAGCTCAGCCGGGAAGCACCTGTCTGTCAACCAGAGGATTTACTCCAAACTTCAAGTTTGGCTTATTAAAAACTAGAAGACCATCTACTCCCCGGGTATGGAGCTCAGGCCCCTGAGGCAGGCAGGTGAGTTCAGGCTTGTCCTTTAAAACACAGGCCTATGAACAACTGGCTATATGTTGTCAAAAAAGTCAGCAACAACCCCAACTCAGCCTGTTTAGAGAAACTGAGGGAGGGAAGACTTCCTAAAAGGCAGGCACAGGTCAAGGGAGTTGGCTTGGAGCTTGCTGATGGGGTGCCCAGGCCTCAAGATAccccttttccttttaaatagagCCTCAAGAAGCAGTTCCCACAGTATGTGAATGAATTCAATCAGATTGCTTTCACCTAGCAACTAGCCCAGGGCTGGCTATTCCAAGCAAGAAAGCTTTGGATTGTAGTGAGGGGCAggagttattttcttatttttggaaTCTTGGAAGGGAGGCCTAGGGGCTTAAGGCAGTGGGGGCTGGGTATGGTGGGACCAAGATCAAGGAAGTATATCTAGGACAAAATTAGGCCTTTTCAAAGTTTTGCCTGTGGCTGACTGGCTTAGAGCccaggagagaagaaggaaactccctttttctgcttcctctctttctcctctctagtAGAGAAAGGTCTGCTCCCTCCCAGGAGCCAAGCCCTGGTAAGGGCACAGGTTGGATCACTTGGGATCTATTTCTGGTCTATTTCAGATTCGACAGGCCTTCAGGGAGGGACTGTCTCTATCAGGCAAGATGCTAGAATGTGGAGGGTCACATTCTGCTTAATAAATCTCATTGCAATCTATTTGCTTTGGCCAAGTCTGTTACTTTAACCTGAAGAGATCTCCTTGGAGTAAGGGAATGGCTTACTTATCTCTGTTTCCCCCTGTGGAGTACAGCCCCAACCCACAAAATATACTCGTCTGggtaaataatgaatgaaagaacccacttattcaacaaatattttattgagtacctactatgtgtcagtcaCTGTTCTTGGAATTTGGaaaacagcagtgaacaaaacaaagttcctGTCCTCACGGAGCTTACATTCCCCAGAATGGGTGAGACataaacaaagaagcaaatacGATAACCAGATGGTGGTAAGTGTTATGGAAAACACTATAAACTCTATACCAACTCTTCAAGAtgagtattattcccattttatggattcAAGGAAACCACATTTCAGCGAGGCTAAGTGACTTGATCAAGATGGAGGAGCTGGATTCAACTTGCTTTTATGGGTTCGCCTGGAAGCATGACTGCTGGTTGAAGGCACATCTCTGTGGGAAAAACCTTGCCTGAGCTCCAGGCAGGTGGACAAAGGCCCACTCAAGACAAAGCGAGATATGAAGTTGGTGGTTGTTTGTAAACACTAAGCAGAAACATGAGAGAGTGCTCTACTCTCTTGCCagttctctcctctccacccacccAGTCAGGGGTACTACACCTCTACACAGGAAGTTCCAGAACTTTCTTTGGAAGTTGTTTGAGCCTGAATGAGTCTCTTTCTTGCCTCTTATCTTGAGGGAACTAAACCAGAGATAAAC
This window harbors:
- the TLX1 gene encoding T-cell leukemia homeobox protein 1; the protein is MEHLGPHHLHPGHAEPISFGIDQILNSPDQGSCMGPSSRLQDGEYGLGCLVGGAYPYGGGGPAAGAGAGGAGAYGAGGPSGPGGPAGGGACSMGPLAGSYNVNMALAGGPGPGGGGGSGAGGGGGTLSAAGVIRVPAHRPLAGAVAHPQPLATGLPTVPSVPAVPGVNNLTGLTFPWMESNRRYTKDRFTGHPYQNRTPPKKKKPRTSFTRLQICELEKRFHRQKYLASAERAALAKALKMTDAQVKTWFQNRRTKWRRQTAEEREAERQQANRILLQLQQEAFQKSLAQPLPADPLCVHNSSLFALQNLQPWSDDSTKITSVTSVASACE